The Psychroflexus sp. ALD_RP9 region GAATTATTTTTCATACAAGCTTATTAGCCTTTGGCGTTTCAACACTTTTAATTGAATTTCCACAATTCTTTTTCACCTTAAAATTAATTGGTGCTGGCTATTTAGTCTATTTAGCTTATCAAGTTTACAAGTCCCCATCATCAGAAATTAAACTATCTAAAAGCACTAAATCATTAAATAATTATTTTAAAAAAGGCTTGATTATGAATTTAATTAATCCTAAAGTGAGTTTATTTTTCTTAGCATTTTTCCCTGGATTTCTATGGAATGAAACTCAAAATACAATTTTTCAGTTTTACTTACTAGGCGCAGTTTTTATGCTGCAAGCTTTTGTGATTTTTAGTTTAGTAGCCTTTTTCTCAGATCGTTTAGCACAGTTTTTAAAACACCAAAAGCATTTTGGAGATATAATGAAATATTTTCAAATTATTAGTTTTTTGCTTATTGCGGTGCTTATTTTAGTATAAGTGTAATCAGAGTAAAAATTTAGTGATAATATGACAAAACTTGTATATTTGACCTAAAGTTAAAAAAAGCTTATGAGCCGTGTTAAACTTATTGAATGCCCTAGAGATGCTATGCAAGGTATTAAGCCTTTTATTTCTACACAACTCAAAGCTGATTATATTCAATCACTTTTAAAATGTGGTTTCGACACCATAGATTTTGGTAGTTTTGTATCTCCAAAGGCTATACCGCAAATGCGTGACACGGCAGAAGTTTTGTCTAAGTTA contains the following coding sequences:
- a CDS encoding LysE family translocator, giving the protein MLAQLSSFLLASILLTLAPGPDIIFVLSQSIAGGFKRGVIIAAGLVSGIIFHTSLLAFGVSTLLIEFPQFFFTLKLIGAGYLVYLAYQVYKSPSSEIKLSKSTKSLNNYFKKGLIMNLINPKVSLFFLAFFPGFLWNETQNTIFQFYLLGAVFMLQAFVIFSLVAFFSDRLAQFLKHQKHFGDIMKYFQIISFLLIAVLILV